The genomic region ATTTCCCGCAATTTGCAAACCCGTTTGTTGGGGCAGAAAACCAAAACCTGACCAACCATGTGCCCAGCCCTCAGCGCCTAAATCATAGAGATAACCACCCGAAAACGATGCTATGCGTTGAATGTTTTGGTGTGGCGGCAAGGTCGTCGGTAAATCCTTTCCAAAAACTTCGCCCTCGTCGTCGTCCCGAAATCCAATCCGCAAGCTATCGGATGCAATCGGACGCTTTTTAACAAGGAGCGAGTCTGGCGGCGTTTGAGCAATTAACGTTGGACGCCACAGTGCGAACAAGGCCATCAAAAGCGCACCGAATTTGGCCGTTAAGAGGCGATGATTGCCCGCATCCCGCCGGCGTTTTGTCGTATCCCGCCTCATTTTCATGAAGGTTTATTCCGCAAAAAGACCGTAAAGCCTGCCTTCGATCTGAGAAATGATCTCTGCTCGGCTTTCTTCGTGGTTCACAAAATCCAAATCGTCCACATTGATAATCAACTTAGGGCCAACATGATAACGATCCACCCAATCCTCATACAGTTCATTCAGCCGTTTTAGGTAATCTATGCTGATATTGCTCTCAAATTCTCTCCCACGCGACTGAATATGCTCGACCAATGTTGGAACAGAAGCCCGAAGGTAAACCAACAAATCCGGTGGCGTTAGATAGGATGTCATTATTTTAAATAGTTCCGTGTAGTTTTCATAGTCACGTTGAGACATGAGCGCCATATCGTGGAGGTTCCGCGCAAAAATTTCGGCATCCTCGTAGATAGAGCGATCTTGCACCACCGAGTGCGGCAAATTCTCAATTTCTTGTTGTTGATTAAACCGGCTTGAGAGGAAGAAAACCTGTAGGTTGAAAGACCAACGCCTCATATCGGCATAAAAATCTGCCAAATATGGATTGTCTTCGACCCGCTCGAAATAGGCTTCCCATTTAAAATGGTTGCTCAATAGACGGGTGAGCGAGCTTTTGCCTGCGCCAATATTTCCGGCGATGGCCACGTATTTTTTTCCGGTTGAGGTTTTTGCAATTTTTGGCATGGACGTATAAACATGTAAAAACCTTCCGACGGCACGTTGATCAGAAGGAGGGCTAAAGCATAATTGGCGTAAGATAATGGATTTATGCTCGGATTTTTATGGGTATTTTTAGGGAAGTCGCGGATTTTAACGCGGTCATCAGGTACGGAGGGTTTTGCGGCTTACCACAAATCCCAACATGAGCAGCGCCAGCACAATGCCAATGAGGATAAACTTAACCAAGGCACTCCACCAAGCAGCCAGCACCCATCCCTCCAAATTGCCTTGTAAAACCTGTAAAAGAGCTATATTCTCGGTTATATCCAAGACAACCGCAGCCACCACGATGCTTTTAACCGCCCAAATCCGCGAAGGTTTTATGCGCCGATGACGCCGTGCGATCTGGCGTACCAGCAAGACCAATGCACCGCCATAAGCCAACATAAACAAAAAGTCCCACCACAAACTAGTGTAAGCAGCTCGCTGCCCCGCACTTCCCCAGTCTCGCAAGAGGTTAAACGCTTGTTCTGGGGTTCCCGCAAATTCAAACGCCACAATGCCATGCCCTTTCGCCAAAAGCGGAGCATCCAAAAGGCGCATCACCACGAACATCACCACGGCAAACACGCAAAAACCGATAGTGGCAAGGGTTTGTTTGGATTGGGGTGGCTTCATGGTTGTGGGGAGTTGGAATTGGTTTTTGGTTTTTCCGCTTGAACTTTCTCCGCAATGCGTCGGGCTTCCTCTAAACGTCCTGCTTTGTGCAGCGCCTCAATCAAGTGTTCGCGCAGCACCACATTATTAGGTATTGCCTCATGACGCGCCAACCATTTGTCCGCCAATGCGTTGAGTTGCCCTTGTGCACGGTAGAGGTCTATCAAAGCACGATGGGCTGGCGCAAAATCCGGTTTTACGGTCAAAATCCGTTCATACGCCAAAATGGCCATTGGTAGATTGCCTTCCGATCGGTATAATTCACCAAGCGCCTCTTGGTTTTCGGTGAGTTGTGGCGCAAAGTTGGCCGCCTCATTAAAATAAATCCGTGCGCGTTCTATTTCGCCCATCCTTCTGTAATGGGTTCCAACATAATAGAACAATTTTCCCGACCCTTGATAGGTATGGAGCAAGTCCGTAATAACGCCTTCTACGGAGGCTTGTGGGCAAGTTGTGGTAAAGAATTGAAAGGCTCGACCACCCAAGGCGTCATATTCTTCTAAAGCCTCTTTGGTACTTTGCCGGTTTTCGGCTTCTTCCACGCTGCGGTTTTGCACCTGCGACACCTGTTGCTCCTGCAAGGCTTTCACCCCTCGGAGTGCTTTCCGCAAGCCTGTTTCGGCCCATTCGCACTGTTTTGGATCGTCCTTAGTGGCCAATTCTGCCAGCCCGATGTAGGGCAAAGGATGCTGCGTCAGTTTGTCGAGGGCACTTAAATACCCTCTTTTGGCCTCTTCTTTATGGCCCAAATTGGCTTGCATTTCGCCCCAGCGTACCCAAGCCGCTGTTGCCTGAGTCGTATCTGTGGCAAGTGTGGCATAAGTTGTCGCCGCCTCTTGCCAACGCTTCATCCGGCGTTGCAATGCTCCAAGTGCATTTAGCACCTCCGGATCTTTTGGCGTGCTACTACGGAGGGCTTCTAATTTTTCTAATGCCACCGCAAGACTATCTTGTAGCTCATAGGTTCGGGCAATGGCCAATTTAGCCTTCCCCGCAGCGCCCGTCAAGACGGCCAAGGAGTCGTAATATGCACGAGATTTCTCCCACTCTTGGGTAATTTCATGCGTTTGTGCCAATTTCTTAACGATGCCCGGATCCTGTGGAAAGATTTTCCTTTGCCGCCGAAGCAGTTCTAAAACCGCTGTATAATTAAAACCTTGCTCATTGATCTGAACCAAAGCATCATACAGCCGCTTTTCTTTGGGGTTTTCCCGAAGGAGCTTATCAAAAACTGCTTGGGCATCACTGTTTTTCTGGTTTGCCAACAAGATTTGTCCGTACATCAATCCCACATCCAAATTGCGTGGGCTACGGTCATAGATCACCTTCCACGTCTCCTCCATTTCTTTGTATCGGCGGAGTTCCAAGAGGCATTTTCCCTTCATTTGCAAAAGTTGGCTATTGTTCGGCCATTTCCCCAAGGCTTCCTCCGAGGCTTGCAGCGCCTCCTCCCATGCCCCTTCCTCCAAATGCAAAACAATCAGGTTGTGCCGTGCGGAGAGCGAATCAGGCAAATATTGCACCGCCAACTTAAATTGGCGCATGGCCTCGTCTCTTTTTTGGGCTTGGTACGCCAAACCGCCAAACCGCTGGGCAATAGCGCCCAATTGTGCCCGAATTTGTGCGCGACCAAAGCCTTCCACTTTGGCACCTTTTCCCAATGCCTCGTCTATTTCCTCTAAAATCCGCTTGGCATCCATCAATTTTCCAGACTGTAGCCAAATATCAGCCTGAAGAGACTTAAGGCGGAGGTCTTTCGGGAATTTCAACAAACCCCGCGTAAGGGTGGCCTCGGCACGTATGGTGTTTTTGGACTGGAGGTAACAAAAGGCCAATGCTCGGTATGCCTCGTTATTTTGGGGATTTTGCCGGAGGGCTTCTTCAAATTTTATAGCGGCTTGTGCATATTGCCCCTTCTGGAACAAACGAATACCCTCGTTATAGGGCACATTCTGCGCAAAGACGAACCCAAACAGGCCCCAAAAAACAACAAGCACCCCCAACAAATGATGACGGTGCTTCCACCTAAAACCTTGAATGTGTTGCGTTTTCATGCGTTGATCCGATGAATGGGTTTCTACAAAAGCAGGCCGCCCCCTGTTGATAGAAAATACGATGGAATCCACCCCGATTCATCTCGCTATGTGCAATTCTTGTTCCCGAACACCTTTTGGTGCTTTTAAAGGAACGATCTTGTGACGTCTGTCTCGCAAGGATGACCATACATTCTAAGCAAAAGCACTTGAAAATATTAAATTTATAAATAAAATTTTTACTATAGTCTTACGACCAAATCTTATGCTTAATACAACGGTAATGATGTTGGTTAGAATCATGAATATCTATTCAGACCTTATCTATAAAATTTAGATTACATCAAAGAAATTATTTTTTTCCTCCTAAAACAACTTTTTTTCTTGACATGTAGCATTTCTTAAACTAAATTCCTTTTAAACACTTTTTTTCATCAAAACACGTCAAGTATGTATATTTTCTCCCCCCCCCCCCCCGAAATATTGGCTAAGAAAGAAGCCTTTTCTGTATTTTAGCCAATTGGCACTTTTTTGCATGATCTTGTTTATGCTACCCGCTTGTGATTCGGCGTCGGTGACACCAGAAACGCATCAAGGAAAAGAAAAGCCACACCTTGCTTTACGGCAGTATTCTCCAATTTCCTTTTATATTGCCCATCGCGAATTTGTGAACCTGAACCCGAATTTGAAAGAAGGATCGGAATTTGAAGAAAAGGTAACGGCTTATGTTGAAAAGCGCCTTTTTGAGATGGAGCCAGAGAAAAAAGGATATGTGGGGATGTTAAAAGCATTTGACGACCAACAAAAAGAAAGCATAGCGGCTTATAAGCTCCAGTCTGCACTCACTGGGCTTTCAAAAACCGAAAATGAAGATGTGCCAGAGCCAGACTTCCCCGGTTTTGTGACCACCATCCAACAAGAGTTGGCCTTCCTTAAACCCGCCGAGGCTGAAAGAAATGACCTATTGGCTGTGGATGCCTTGGTGAAGCAGATGACCAATCCCAGCAAGACCTTCTCGGCAGATGCCTATCAAGGACAAATACGGGAACTTAGGAAAACGTTGGTCACCACTTGGTTGAATGACGAAGAGACGTGGCAAGCTGTTACAACGCCATGGGAGCAAGGATTTACTCCTGCATATGCGATGAGTGACCAAGCATTAAAGAATATATTGATAGCTTTGGGAGTTGGGATAGCTTATGTCGGTACTGTTTATGCACGCGCAGCTTTAGCAAAAAAATATGCCTCCGATGAACAAATTCGGTTATTCCCTTATAGCATAAGTGGTGACAAAGGTGATGCCTTCCGACACGTTTATGCAAATGTTTTGCTAAGGAGATGGGTACGCCTTATTAATGCTAATATTGTTTCATGGGCTTATGAACAGCTAAATCCAAATGAACCACGCCATCGGGCCATGGACTTTCATAACAACAATGTGGGACATTATACGCGATATTATGAATTAAACGGCAATTGGTTATTAGACTTTTTTGACTGGCGGGAAATGAGCAAGCTAACCCATGCTTTTGTCCAAAACAGCAATAATGGGCACTATATCGCGGCGTGGAGGGATAAAGATAAAAATACGCCAGGTCCTACAATTATTCACCCCAGCACGCACAATGATGCAAAAGCCATAACCAGCTCAATTTCTGATGGAAAATACATTTTTATTAACCCATAGGAGGGCAAGATGAAACCCGTATCCATTTTTGTATTCTTTCTGTTTCTGTTTGTGGGTGGATGTGATCTCTTAATAGAAGAAACGTATTACAAACTTGCTTCCCCAGAAACCATGGACATCGTAAAAGAGAAGGTTGTATTGCGTGGTATTGGCGAAGGTAACCCCGGAGATGGTGTTGTGGGGCTTCTTTTTGAGCGATTGCGATATACCGAGAAGGACTTACTCCTCGATATTAATCGTGCTGTTCTCGCAGACAATTCGCTTATTCCTAATCTTATCCCTGAAAAGGATTATAAAATTGGGGTGACTTATGAGATAACTGCCAAATATGACGAAACTGTTTGGTTGCAAGACTGCAAGGCCATTGTACCTGACCATCTTTTTTGTACTACGCGAAACCGGCATTGGGAATATTTCCCGATGGCCACATTTCTATTAACGGAAATCAAGGAGGTGCCGTGAGGTTTTAGGTGCAAACAAATGCACTCATCTCTTGCATCCCAAACGTACACCAACAACATCGGTGCAGACAGTGACCTTATAAACGAGACAATCATGATCAAACAAGTCATTTTGCTGAGTATCTTCTTTTTAGGACTAAACGGTTGTGATGGATTCTGGGAAAACATCTACGTTGGGGATAAGGTCTATAAAAATGATGTAAGGGAAAACAATATTGTTGAAGAGATTTTGGTCTTAAGGAACACGGTAGATACCCCTTCTTTTATCTCTTCTTATCTCTTTGAGCGGGTGAGTTATGCAGAAGAACACGAACCATATAAAAAGAAAGACAGTGCAAACCGGATTTTGTAGCTTCATTCTTTTTAATCCGACCGCAATTTGATCCTAAATTGATGGTCAAAGACAAGAAGTACCGCGTTAGTGCTGTGTTTGACCGCGTCTTTCAAGTCAATAGCGATACCTTTTGCAAGATCGAAAACTATCGTCCCTGCTTGGAAAAGTACGACTTAATGTGGACCGGAAAGTTCCACATTGTCTCCATCGAGCCTGTACCGTAATGCTTGTGGGGTGTGGCCACAACCGCACCCCGTTTTGACTGGCGGGAAATGAGCAAGCTAACCCATGCTTTTGTCCAAAACAGCAATAATGGGCACTATATCGCGGCGTGGAATAACGACAATCGGAGTACCCATCCTATTTCACATAGTGATGCGCAAACTGGCACAGAAAACATAAGTCCTAACAAGTACATTTTTATTAACCCATAGGAGGTTGTATGATTTACCATTTTATGGTTCGGCTATTCGGTTTTCTTGGACTGTTGTTTTTGTTTCAGGGTTGCGACACTATAGCCGATAGCGTTTTTTTTCGCACAAAAGTCTATGGAGATATACCTTTAACCAATGATATTGTCTTAGAGACGGTGGTGTTACTTAAGGATAAACCTCAAGATTATGATCCATCAGTGTCCGGGCTATTGTTCGAGCGCATACGCTATAAGGAAGGAGATAAAAACGGGGATGTGAACCGCGTATTTTTGGGGGTTGGGAAAGATGTCACATCATTCTTCATGAGCGATCAACTCCAAAAAGGAAGATCATATCGTGTTAGTGGAAAGTATTTTGGAACTTCATGGTATGGATGTAATAGCCAACCGAGCCTAATCCCAAACTTCCCGCCTTGTATGGACACAACTGGTCTGATGGTGTTTAATATTGCAAGTTTCTATATCAAATCCATCGAACCGATACCGTAATGCTTGTGGGGTGTGGCCACAACCGCACCCCGTTTTGACTGGCGGGAAATGAGCAAGCTAACCCATGCTTTTGTCCAAAACAGCAATAATGGGCACTATATCGCGGCGTGGAGGGATAAAGATAAAAATACGCCAGGTCCTACAATTATTCACCCCAGCACGCACAATGATGCAAAAGCCATAACCAGCTCAATTTCTGATGGAAAATACATTTTTATTAACCCATAGGAGGGCAAGATGAAACCCGTATCCATTTTTGTATTCTTTCTGTTTCTGTTTGTGGGTGGATGTGATCTCTTAATAGAAGAAACGTATTACAAACTTGCTTCCCCAGAAACCATGGACATCGTAAAAGAGAAGGTTGTATTGCGTGGTATTGGCGAAGGTAACCCCGGAGATGGTGTTGTGGGGCTTCTTTTTGAGCGATTGCGATATACCGAGAAGGACTTACTCCTCGATATTAATCGTGCTGTTCTCGCAGACAATTCGCTTATTCCTAATCTTATCCCTGAAAAGGATTATAAAATTGGGGTGACTTATGAGATAACTGCCAAATATGATGAAACTGTTTGGTTTCAAGACTGCAAGGTCATTGTACCTGACCATCTTTTTTGTACAACGAGGTATCGGCGTTGGGAATATTTCCCGATGGCCTCGTTCAACTTAACGGAAATCAAGGAGGTGCCGTGAGGCTTTAGGTGCAAACAAATGCACCCATCTCTTGCATCCCAAACGTACACCAACAACATCGGTGCAGACAGTGACCTTATAAACGAGACAATCATGATCAAACAAGTCATTTTGCTGAGTATCTTCTTTGTGGGACTTTGTGGTTGCGATCTGTTCAAAGCGTTCCCTGATGATAGAGTGTTTCGTGGAAGTATATGGAAAAAGGACATTGTCAATGAGGAAGTCCTTCTTCGCGAAATCCCAAAGGTAGATTTGGATGGTTCACCTATCTTTCTTCTATCTCATCTATTTGAACGAAAAGGGTTTACTACTTTAAGTGAGAAAGATGAGGCCAATAGGATTCTTTATGCCAGCTTTGCAAGGATACCATGTGCTTATGATGACTTAGACCTCAAAGAAGGCAACAATTACAAAATAAGTGCTAAGTTCATTAAATTTACGAGTACTGGTATTGTTGAGTATTGTAAAAAAATGCAGACTTTCAGCCTTGTAAAGAAGGCTATCGAAATATTGAGATAGGTTACTTCCAGCTAACGTCTCTCGAATCTGTACCGTAACCGATCATTTTGGCACAGCGTAGTTTGTGTAGAGTAAGCCAATTTGCGTTGTTTATGGGCCTCACCAAGCGTTTATAGACATTACCCTATAAGCCTATCAGTTCAAGAACAAAAACCGAATGACTTCTCCGCCACGCATCATCGGGGCATATACATTGGGCATCATTTCCGGAAATAGGGCGTATTGCCGGTAATGGCCGTTACATTGCCAAAACCAACCTTCTTGGACGGCCACTTTCTCCATAATTGCCGAGACCTCGGCTTGTAATGCCCAGTAGCCCTGTACACGTAGGTGGTTTTTCACCGCCAAAGTGGTGGTGTTTCCATTTTCCTGCATTAGTTGTATTGCAGCTTTACGAATTGCTGAAACCGTAATTCTTTTGTTCATGGTGTTTGCTGTCTATGAAGGATAAAAGAAACTGCTTGCATGGTTGAGTCGGAAAATTGCGATTCCTTATCGGCAGTACAATTACCCCTATAAGTTTTTATATTATAAATATTTAATATAGATAACAATCAAGTCATCCATTTCTATGGAACACTTATTGAGTGCTTGCCCCTCGGTTATAAATCCGTGTGAGATCCACTGGCTAAGCTCAATAAGCAATCCCCGAAAAGTTGGGTTAGGGTTAATGGGCCACTTCGATCAAATATTTGATGGTACTTTGTGCCTCGTTATAGACAATAAACTCGTTGTTCACCAAATCGGCTCCACCCTTTGCAAAAACAGAGTCGTACTGCCGCCGCAACAGCCCCCGCGACTTTAGCTTCTCGGCGTCTAATTTGTAGCACCAAGGCTTGTGTTGGCGGATGGTAAGTGCGTTTCCGGTATGCACTTCGTATAGGGCCAAGTAACCGCGATCCGCTCTACCGCCTGTCCAAAAAGCACCTGATAAAGAGCTGTAATTTAGAGACTTCTGGAAATGATCGGCAAAGTACAACCCATAGCCAAACATCTTACCGGTAATAATGGCATTGGCAGGCCGAAGTACCAAGCCATTGCCCAAAATCGAGAGCCAATTTTCGTTACGGCTACCATGCCAGAGCAGCTCTGTTTTTTGGTTTGTGGCTGTATGTAAGTGGTTTTGGAAGCGCCGTCGGTGCTGGCGGTGGGTTACTTCAAACACCCGCACCATTTTTTTGGCGTGGTGTTGCATTTTCGCACGGATTTGGGCCATAACGGTTGCATCTTCAACCACCCGAATTTCCAAACCCAATTTTTCACATACATTCACTGGCTTGGCATCGGATGTATTATGGTTCATTTGTACTTGGCCTACCATAACGTCTAAAGTGGCTTGTTCCATCGCCAGCATATTGCGAATGACGGCCTCGTCGGAGTCGGGTTGTACCAAGTGGTTCCGAACATTGGTCATGCGTCGTGGGATTATAGCATAGAGGCGAATCAGTTGGCGGTTTAGGGCCTCCCTTGTTTGCCCCAATTCGTAGTCCGTTATCACTTCATTAATCAATCCTTGGGCTTCGGCAATTTGCGCAGCCGTCACTTCGTCTGACCCAACCAAATAATTGGCCAAAACGGAACTTCGGGCATAGCCCTGCAAACGGTTCATTAAGCCATCTATCCAAACATTTCCGGTCGTGCAAAGATTGATTTCTTCTCTTTTATCTGCAAATAAATAGCTCACATCGGTATATCCTTTTCGGATTTTTTCGCGGTATTTTTTTTCCCAATGGGCCAAATCGTAGGTGGCGGTCGCGGCACGGCTCCCCACACGGCCATACTCCACCGAGAACGTCCCATCTGAAAGGGCATTCATGTTATAAAATTTATTGTTATTGGCATCCGAGACCATGATGAGTCGTGCGCGGCGCTGTTGTGTGGGAGCGGTTTGCAAAGTAGCTGTGTTCATGAGTTCCAAGTATTTTTGCTGATGTACCCTGTATTGATTCCATAATACAAAAAGAGGCATGACAACATTGTGTCACACCTCTTTTCCTGTTTCACCTTAATTCAGCTTTTTGTACTATCGCACCGAAGCGGTTTTGCGCATGATCGCCACAACCTCATTTGGACTTGCCCCGATGCCTTCTTGTTGGAAGATCATCTCGCCTTGCGGATTAAAGACCGAAAGAAGGTTGGAATGGGCAAAATCAATGGGGCTAATCTTCTGGAACCGGAATCCAAGCACGGCGGAAAGTTCTTCCAAGTCTTCTTGCGACCCTCGTAACAAGGTCCAATGAGCCAAATCCAAGTGATTATCTTGGGCAAATTGCTTTAGTTTCTTAGGCGTATCCCTTTCTGGGTCTATGCTGATCAACACAAATTCCATATTTTCCCGCTCGTTTGCAGGTATTTTGGCCTCAATTCTTCTCATGTCTGCCAACAATCGTGGACAAGCGAAGGTGCAAGAGGTGTAAATCATGGCAACCAATGTTGTCTTTCCCTTTAGGTTGCCCAATGTTACTTGCAGGCTGTCTTGGGTTACCCACGAACCGGGTAGCTGAAAAATAGACTGCCCATCGCCTTTTTTAAGGGTTAGGGTTTTTGCGGAAGGGAGAGATTCTTCCTTTTGACAACCCATCAGAAGCAAGAAAC from Rhodothermia bacterium harbors:
- a CDS encoding deoxynucleoside kinase produces the protein MPKIAKTSTGKKYVAIAGNIGAGKSSLTRLLSNHFKWEAYFERVEDNPYLADFYADMRRWSFNLQVFFLSSRFNQQQEIENLPHSVVQDRSIYEDAEIFARNLHDMALMSQRDYENYTELFKIMTSYLTPPDLLVYLRASVPTLVEHIQSRGREFESNISIDYLKRLNELYEDWVDRYHVGPKLIINVDDLDFVNHEESRAEIISQIEGRLYGLFAE
- a CDS encoding tetratricopeptide repeat protein, which encodes MKTQHIQGFRWKHRHHLLGVLVVFWGLFGFVFAQNVPYNEGIRLFQKGQYAQAAIKFEEALRQNPQNNEAYRALAFCYLQSKNTIRAEATLTRGLLKFPKDLRLKSLQADIWLQSGKLMDAKRILEEIDEALGKGAKVEGFGRAQIRAQLGAIAQRFGGLAYQAQKRDEAMRQFKLAVQYLPDSLSARHNLIVLHLEEGAWEEALQASEEALGKWPNNSQLLQMKGKCLLELRRYKEMEETWKVIYDRSPRNLDVGLMYGQILLANQKNSDAQAVFDKLLRENPKEKRLYDALVQINEQGFNYTAVLELLRRQRKIFPQDPGIVKKLAQTHEITQEWEKSRAYYDSLAVLTGAAGKAKLAIARTYELQDSLAVALEKLEALRSSTPKDPEVLNALGALQRRMKRWQEAATTYATLATDTTQATAAWVRWGEMQANLGHKEEAKRGYLSALDKLTQHPLPYIGLAELATKDDPKQCEWAETGLRKALRGVKALQEQQVSQVQNRSVEEAENRQSTKEALEEYDALGGRAFQFFTTTCPQASVEGVITDLLHTYQGSGKLFYYVGTHYRRMGEIERARIYFNEAANFAPQLTENQEALGELYRSEGNLPMAILAYERILTVKPDFAPAHRALIDLYRAQGQLNALADKWLARHEAIPNNVVLREHLIEALHKAGRLEEARRIAEKVQAEKPKTNSNSPQP
- a CDS encoding WGR domain-containing protein, producing MNTATLQTAPTQQRRARLIMVSDANNNKFYNMNALSDGTFSVEYGRVGSRAATATYDLAHWEKKYREKIRKGYTDVSYLFADKREEINLCTTGNVWIDGLMNRLQGYARSSVLANYLVGSDEVTAAQIAEAQGLINEVITDYELGQTREALNRQLIRLYAIIPRRMTNVRNHLVQPDSDEAVIRNMLAMEQATLDVMVGQVQMNHNTSDAKPVNVCEKLGLEIRVVEDATVMAQIRAKMQHHAKKMVRVFEVTHRQHRRRFQNHLHTATNQKTELLWHGSRNENWLSILGNGLVLRPANAIITGKMFGYGLYFADHFQKSLNYSSLSGAFWTGGRADRGYLALYEVHTGNALTIRQHKPWCYKLDAEKLKSRGLLRRQYDSVFAKGGADLVNNEFIVYNEAQSTIKYLIEVAH
- a CDS encoding SCO family protein yields the protein MGCQKEESLPSAKTLTLKKGDGQSIFQLPGSWVTQDSLQVTLGNLKGKTTLVAMIYTSCTFACPRLLADMRRIEAKIPANERENMEFVLISIDPERDTPKKLKQFAQDNHLDLAHWTLLRGSQEDLEELSAVLGFRFQKISPIDFAHSNLLSVFNPQGEMIFQQEGIGASPNEVVAIMRKTASVR